The Gasterosteus aculeatus chromosome 17, fGasAcu3.hap1.1, whole genome shotgun sequence genome includes a window with the following:
- the slmapa gene encoding sarcolemma associated protein a isoform X16, whose protein sequence is MYSQELFQLSQYLQEALHREQMLEQKLATLQRLLANTQEASESSWQALIDEDRLLSRLEVMGSQLQAHSKSQTEDGIRKELLALQEDKHNYETTAKESLRRVLQEKIEVVRKLSEVERSLSNTEDECTHLKEMSERGQEELRELANKYNAAVNEMKELTDKIKAAEGRQEELTQRGALEKRELELRIEEMEEKEQVLQASIEALQADNDFTNERLAALQVRLEQLQEKSIKENNSLDEDIVSHGPVEEPEKDKRSLRTPESPEEDEDTDTDDGPFGGDEDVDDNCHVNNSGGDSTRIQQLIECPPVKQLKETVSSSIHKLANFAEVMDAHLQNNQTAEEDDILASPDRLKGNPMDAKESDMSDTLSPSKDRSSDDTSDGNMDDQELNEPQNRVALLKAELHRAGLEPGDTEQVIHHLHRELLDAQDLANTGKQRCLELQALLEEERRSNSEQTEESTKQIQYLQTQLGKLQADMEALREQRESTICTTREELYCAQEEILVLRHAMETATAEREREIAALQADLCGVRSELERWRDTAAKYEREISRLQEAFTLQQQQRSTANQLQAECATLQQRCVCLQQDCDGLRGERETLTDKLHRLENELSSTREQSLVLSCSLESLEKREGVLQEQLGSLENQHLQDASKLKSQLDQAQTHTHTLQREYEDTQSQLLDLRQRYERTEKEKLNIHQELEQCRSSLKLLQDKTTSSGWSPWMPVIAVMVAVTAAVLYPNLSKSSST, encoded by the exons ATGTATTCTCAGGAACTGTTCCAGCTCTCCCAGTATCTGCAG GAGGCCTTACACAGAGAGCAGATGTTGGAGCAGAAGCTCGCTACCCTGCAGCGTCTGTTGGCCAACACTCAGGAGGCCTCCGAGAGCAGCTGGCAG GCTCTGATCGACGAAGACCGCCTGCTCTCCAGACTGGAGGTGATGGGCAGTCAGCTGCAGGCTCACTCCAAG TCCCAGACGGAGGACGGCATCCGCAAGGAGCTGCtggctctgcaggaggacaaacacaacTACGAGACCACGGCCAAGGAGTCCCTGAGGAGAgtcctgcaggagaagatcgaGGTGGTCAGGAAGCTGTCGGAGGTGGAG CGCTCGCTCAGTAACACGGAGGACGAGTGCACCCACCTGAAGGAGATGTCCGAGCGCggccaggaggagctgagggagcTCGCCAACAAGTACAACGCCGCCGTCAACGAGATGAAAGAGCTCACGGACAAAATCAAG GCGGCAGAGGGCCGGCAGGAGGAGCTCACCCAGCGGGGGGCGCTGGAGAAGAGGGAGTTGGAGCTGCGGatcgaggagatggaggagaaggagcaggttCTCCAGGCCAGCATCGAAGCTCTGCAGGCCGACAACGACTTCACCAACGAGAGGCTGGCCGCCCTGCAGG tgCGGTTAGAACAGCTACAAGAGAAAAgcattaaagaaaacaacagccTGG ATGAGGACATTGTCTCCCACGGACCGGTAGAGGAGCCTGAGAAGGACAAACGGAGCCTGCGGACCCCTGAGAGccccgaggaggacgaggacacgGACACCGATGATGGTCCAtttggaggagatgaagatgtTGATG ACAACTGTCACGTTAACAACAGCGGAGGAGACTCGACTAGAATCCAACAGTTGATTGAGTGTCCGC cgGTCAAACAGCTGAAAGAAACCGTGAGTTCTTCAATCCACAAACTGGCCAACTTTGCTG aagTGATGGACGCACACCTACAGAACAACCAGACGGCAGAAGAAGACGACATCTTGGCCAGCCCTGATCGCCTTAAAG GCAATCCAATGGATGCCAAAGAGTCGGACATGTCAGACACTCTGAGTCCCAGCAAAGACCGCAGCAGTGACGACACGTCAG ACGGCAACATGGATGACCAGGAGCTGAACGAACCCCAGAACAGAGTAGCTCTGCTCAAAG ctGAGTTGCATCGGGCCGGTCTAGAGCCTGGAGATACGGAGCAGGTCATCCACCACCTCCACAGAGAGCTTCTGGACGCCCAGGATTTAGCCAACACCGGCAAGCAGAGATGTCTGGAGCTGCAAG ctctgctggaggaggagaggaggagtaaCTCTGAGCAGACTGAGGAGTCCACCAAACAGATCCAGTACCTGCAGA ctcaaCTTGGGAAGCTGCAGGCTGACATGGAGGCACTGAGGGAACAGAGGGAGAGCACCATCTGCACCACCCGAGAGGAGCTCTACTGCGCCCAGGAGGAG ATCCTCGTCCTGCGTCACGCCATGGAGACTGCCACGGCTGAGCGCGAGCGCGAAATCGCCGCTCTGCAGGCCGACCTGTGCGGCGTGCGGTCCGAGCTGGAGCGCTGGCGGGACACGGCCGCCAAGTACGAGCGGGAGATCAGCCGGCTGCAGGAGGCATtcacgctgcagcagcagcagcggagcaCGGCCAACCAGCTGCAGG cggAGTGCGCTACGTTGcagcagcggtgtgtgtgtttgcagcaggACTGTGACGGCCTCAGAGGGGAGCGGGAAACTCTGACGGACAAACTTCACCGCCTGGAGAATGAGCTGAGcag caccagggagcagagtctgGTCCTCAGCTGCAGTCTGGAGTCtctggagaagagggagggggttCTGCAGGAACAACTGGGGTCTTTGGAGAATCAACACCTGCAGGATGCAAGCAAGCTGAAGAGCCAGCTGGACCAGGcccagacccacacacacacactgcagagagag TATGAAGACACACAGTCCCAGCTGTTGGACCTCCGTCAGCGCTACGAGAGAACTGAGAAGGAGAAGCTGAACATCCACCAGGAGCTGGAGCAGTGCAGGAGCAgcctgaagctgctgcaggacaagaCCACCtct agcggTTGGAGCCCCTGGATGCCGGTCATCGCAGTGATGGTCGCCGTGACGGCAGCCGTCCTCTACCCAAACCTCTCCAAGAGCAGCTCCACCTAG
- the slmapa gene encoding sarcolemma associated protein a isoform X5, with protein sequence MPSALAVFACRPNSHPFQERHVYLDEPVKIGRSVARCRPAQNNATFDCKVLSRNHALVWFDHKTGKFYLQDTKSSNGTFINSQRLSRGSEESPPCEVLSGDIIQFGVDVTENTRKVTHGCIVSTIKLFLPDGMEARRRSDVIQAPLPLPVDKVAANTPSMYSQELFQLSQYLQEALHREQMLEQKLATLQRLLANTQEASESSWQALIDEDRLLSRLEVMGSQLQAHSKSQTEDGIRKELLALQEDKHNYETTAKESLRRVLQEKIEVVRKLSEVERSLSNTEDECTHLKEMSERGQEELRELANKYNAAVNEMKELTDKIKAAEGRQEELTQRGALEKRELELRIEEMEEKEQVLQASIEALQADNDFTNERLAALQVRLEQLQEKSIKENNSLDEDIVSHGPVEEPEKDKRSLRTPESPEEDEDTDTDDGPFGGDEDVDAVKQLKETVSSSIHKLANFAEVMDAHLQNNQTAEEDDILASPDRLKGNPMDAKESDMSDTLSPSKDRSSDDTSDGNMDDQELNEPQNRVALLKAELHRAGLEPGDTEQVIHHLHRELLDAQDLANTGKQRCLELQALLEEERRSNSEQTEESTKQIQYLQTQLGKLQADMEALREQRESTICTTREELYCAQEEILVLRHAMETATAEREREIAALQADLCGVRSELERWRDTAAKYEREISRLQEAFTLQQQQRSTANQLQAECATLQQRCVCLQQDCDGLRGERETLTDKLHRLENELSSTREQSLVLSCSLESLEKREGVLQEQLGSLENQHLQDASKLKSQLDQAQTHTHTLQREYEDTQSQLLDLRQRYERTEKEKLNIHQELEQCRSSLKLLQDKTTSSGWSPWMPVIAVMVAVTAAVLYPNLSKSSST encoded by the exons ttctACCTGCAGGACACTAAAAGCAGCAACGGCACCTTCATCAACAGCCAGCGGTTGAGTCGCGGCTCGGAGGAGAGTCCGCCCTGCGAGGTCCTCTCCGGCGACATCATTCAGTTCGGCGTTGACGTCACCGAGAACACGCGCAAAG TCACCCATGGCTGCATCGTGTCAACAATCAAACTCTTCCTACCCGATGGGATGGAGGCACGCCGACGGAGCGA tGTCATCCAGGCTCCGTTACCACTTCCTGTAGACAAG gttGCAGCCAACACTCCCAGTATGTATTCTCAGGAACTGTTCCAGCTCTCCCAGTATCTGCAG GAGGCCTTACACAGAGAGCAGATGTTGGAGCAGAAGCTCGCTACCCTGCAGCGTCTGTTGGCCAACACTCAGGAGGCCTCCGAGAGCAGCTGGCAG GCTCTGATCGACGAAGACCGCCTGCTCTCCAGACTGGAGGTGATGGGCAGTCAGCTGCAGGCTCACTCCAAG TCCCAGACGGAGGACGGCATCCGCAAGGAGCTGCtggctctgcaggaggacaaacacaacTACGAGACCACGGCCAAGGAGTCCCTGAGGAGAgtcctgcaggagaagatcgaGGTGGTCAGGAAGCTGTCGGAGGTGGAG CGCTCGCTCAGTAACACGGAGGACGAGTGCACCCACCTGAAGGAGATGTCCGAGCGCggccaggaggagctgagggagcTCGCCAACAAGTACAACGCCGCCGTCAACGAGATGAAAGAGCTCACGGACAAAATCAAG GCGGCAGAGGGCCGGCAGGAGGAGCTCACCCAGCGGGGGGCGCTGGAGAAGAGGGAGTTGGAGCTGCGGatcgaggagatggaggagaaggagcaggttCTCCAGGCCAGCATCGAAGCTCTGCAGGCCGACAACGACTTCACCAACGAGAGGCTGGCCGCCCTGCAGG tgCGGTTAGAACAGCTACAAGAGAAAAgcattaaagaaaacaacagccTGG ATGAGGACATTGTCTCCCACGGACCGGTAGAGGAGCCTGAGAAGGACAAACGGAGCCTGCGGACCCCTGAGAGccccgaggaggacgaggacacgGACACCGATGATGGTCCAtttggaggagatgaagatgtTGATG cgGTCAAACAGCTGAAAGAAACCGTGAGTTCTTCAATCCACAAACTGGCCAACTTTGCTG aagTGATGGACGCACACCTACAGAACAACCAGACGGCAGAAGAAGACGACATCTTGGCCAGCCCTGATCGCCTTAAAG GCAATCCAATGGATGCCAAAGAGTCGGACATGTCAGACACTCTGAGTCCCAGCAAAGACCGCAGCAGTGACGACACGTCAG ACGGCAACATGGATGACCAGGAGCTGAACGAACCCCAGAACAGAGTAGCTCTGCTCAAAG ctGAGTTGCATCGGGCCGGTCTAGAGCCTGGAGATACGGAGCAGGTCATCCACCACCTCCACAGAGAGCTTCTGGACGCCCAGGATTTAGCCAACACCGGCAAGCAGAGATGTCTGGAGCTGCAAG ctctgctggaggaggagaggaggagtaaCTCTGAGCAGACTGAGGAGTCCACCAAACAGATCCAGTACCTGCAGA ctcaaCTTGGGAAGCTGCAGGCTGACATGGAGGCACTGAGGGAACAGAGGGAGAGCACCATCTGCACCACCCGAGAGGAGCTCTACTGCGCCCAGGAGGAG ATCCTCGTCCTGCGTCACGCCATGGAGACTGCCACGGCTGAGCGCGAGCGCGAAATCGCCGCTCTGCAGGCCGACCTGTGCGGCGTGCGGTCCGAGCTGGAGCGCTGGCGGGACACGGCCGCCAAGTACGAGCGGGAGATCAGCCGGCTGCAGGAGGCATtcacgctgcagcagcagcagcggagcaCGGCCAACCAGCTGCAGG cggAGTGCGCTACGTTGcagcagcggtgtgtgtgtttgcagcaggACTGTGACGGCCTCAGAGGGGAGCGGGAAACTCTGACGGACAAACTTCACCGCCTGGAGAATGAGCTGAGcag caccagggagcagagtctgGTCCTCAGCTGCAGTCTGGAGTCtctggagaagagggagggggttCTGCAGGAACAACTGGGGTCTTTGGAGAATCAACACCTGCAGGATGCAAGCAAGCTGAAGAGCCAGCTGGACCAGGcccagacccacacacacacactgcagagagag TATGAAGACACACAGTCCCAGCTGTTGGACCTCCGTCAGCGCTACGAGAGAACTGAGAAGGAGAAGCTGAACATCCACCAGGAGCTGGAGCAGTGCAGGAGCAgcctgaagctgctgcaggacaagaCCACCtct agcggTTGGAGCCCCTGGATGCCGGTCATCGCAGTGATGGTCGCCGTGACGGCAGCCGTCCTCTACCCAAACCTCTCCAAGAGCAGCTCCACCTAG
- the slmapa gene encoding sarcolemma associated protein a isoform X1: MPSALAVFACRPNSHPFQERHVYLDEPVKIGRSVARCRPAQNNATFDCKVLSRNHALVWFDHKTGKFYLQDTKSSNGTFINSQRLSRGSEESPPCEVLSGDIIQFGVDVTENTRKVTHGCIVSTIKLFLPDGMEARRRSDVIQAPLPLPVDKVAANTPSMYSQELFQLSQYLQEALHREQMLEQKLATLQRLLANTQEASESSWQALIDEDRLLSRLEVMGSQLQAHSKSQTEDGIRKELLALQEDKHNYETTAKESLRRVLQEKIEVVRKLSEVERSLSNTEDECTHLKEMSERGQEELRELANKYNAAVNEMKELTDKIKAAEGRQEELTQRGALEKRELELRIEEMEEKEQVLQASIEALQADNDFTNERLAALQVRLEQLQEKSIKENNSLDEDIVSHGPVEEPEKDKRSLRTPESPEEDEDTDTDDGPFGGDEDVDDNCHVNNSGGDSTRIQQLIECPPVKQLKETVSSSIHKLANFAEVMDAHLQNNQTAEEDDILASPDRLKGNPMDAKESDMSDTLSPSKDRSSDDTSDGNMDDQELNEPQNRVALLKAELHRAGLEPGDTEQVIHHLHRELLDAQDLANTGKQRCLELQALLEEERRSNSEQTEESTKQIQYLQTQLGKLQADMEALREQRESTICTTREELYCAQEEILVLRHAMETATAEREREIAALQADLCGVRSELERWRDTAAKYEREISRLQEAFTLQQQQRSTANQLQAECATLQQRCVCLQQDCDGLRGERETLTDKLHRLENELSSTREQSLVLSCSLESLEKREGVLQEQLGSLENQHLQDASKLKSQLDQAQTHTHTLQREYEDTQSQLLDLRQRYERTEKEKLNIHQELEQCRSSLKLLQDKTTSSGWSPWMPVIAVMVAVTAAVLYPNLSKSSST; the protein is encoded by the exons ttctACCTGCAGGACACTAAAAGCAGCAACGGCACCTTCATCAACAGCCAGCGGTTGAGTCGCGGCTCGGAGGAGAGTCCGCCCTGCGAGGTCCTCTCCGGCGACATCATTCAGTTCGGCGTTGACGTCACCGAGAACACGCGCAAAG TCACCCATGGCTGCATCGTGTCAACAATCAAACTCTTCCTACCCGATGGGATGGAGGCACGCCGACGGAGCGA tGTCATCCAGGCTCCGTTACCACTTCCTGTAGACAAG gttGCAGCCAACACTCCCAGTATGTATTCTCAGGAACTGTTCCAGCTCTCCCAGTATCTGCAG GAGGCCTTACACAGAGAGCAGATGTTGGAGCAGAAGCTCGCTACCCTGCAGCGTCTGTTGGCCAACACTCAGGAGGCCTCCGAGAGCAGCTGGCAG GCTCTGATCGACGAAGACCGCCTGCTCTCCAGACTGGAGGTGATGGGCAGTCAGCTGCAGGCTCACTCCAAG TCCCAGACGGAGGACGGCATCCGCAAGGAGCTGCtggctctgcaggaggacaaacacaacTACGAGACCACGGCCAAGGAGTCCCTGAGGAGAgtcctgcaggagaagatcgaGGTGGTCAGGAAGCTGTCGGAGGTGGAG CGCTCGCTCAGTAACACGGAGGACGAGTGCACCCACCTGAAGGAGATGTCCGAGCGCggccaggaggagctgagggagcTCGCCAACAAGTACAACGCCGCCGTCAACGAGATGAAAGAGCTCACGGACAAAATCAAG GCGGCAGAGGGCCGGCAGGAGGAGCTCACCCAGCGGGGGGCGCTGGAGAAGAGGGAGTTGGAGCTGCGGatcgaggagatggaggagaaggagcaggttCTCCAGGCCAGCATCGAAGCTCTGCAGGCCGACAACGACTTCACCAACGAGAGGCTGGCCGCCCTGCAGG tgCGGTTAGAACAGCTACAAGAGAAAAgcattaaagaaaacaacagccTGG ATGAGGACATTGTCTCCCACGGACCGGTAGAGGAGCCTGAGAAGGACAAACGGAGCCTGCGGACCCCTGAGAGccccgaggaggacgaggacacgGACACCGATGATGGTCCAtttggaggagatgaagatgtTGATG ACAACTGTCACGTTAACAACAGCGGAGGAGACTCGACTAGAATCCAACAGTTGATTGAGTGTCCGC cgGTCAAACAGCTGAAAGAAACCGTGAGTTCTTCAATCCACAAACTGGCCAACTTTGCTG aagTGATGGACGCACACCTACAGAACAACCAGACGGCAGAAGAAGACGACATCTTGGCCAGCCCTGATCGCCTTAAAG GCAATCCAATGGATGCCAAAGAGTCGGACATGTCAGACACTCTGAGTCCCAGCAAAGACCGCAGCAGTGACGACACGTCAG ACGGCAACATGGATGACCAGGAGCTGAACGAACCCCAGAACAGAGTAGCTCTGCTCAAAG ctGAGTTGCATCGGGCCGGTCTAGAGCCTGGAGATACGGAGCAGGTCATCCACCACCTCCACAGAGAGCTTCTGGACGCCCAGGATTTAGCCAACACCGGCAAGCAGAGATGTCTGGAGCTGCAAG ctctgctggaggaggagaggaggagtaaCTCTGAGCAGACTGAGGAGTCCACCAAACAGATCCAGTACCTGCAGA ctcaaCTTGGGAAGCTGCAGGCTGACATGGAGGCACTGAGGGAACAGAGGGAGAGCACCATCTGCACCACCCGAGAGGAGCTCTACTGCGCCCAGGAGGAG ATCCTCGTCCTGCGTCACGCCATGGAGACTGCCACGGCTGAGCGCGAGCGCGAAATCGCCGCTCTGCAGGCCGACCTGTGCGGCGTGCGGTCCGAGCTGGAGCGCTGGCGGGACACGGCCGCCAAGTACGAGCGGGAGATCAGCCGGCTGCAGGAGGCATtcacgctgcagcagcagcagcggagcaCGGCCAACCAGCTGCAGG cggAGTGCGCTACGTTGcagcagcggtgtgtgtgtttgcagcaggACTGTGACGGCCTCAGAGGGGAGCGGGAAACTCTGACGGACAAACTTCACCGCCTGGAGAATGAGCTGAGcag caccagggagcagagtctgGTCCTCAGCTGCAGTCTGGAGTCtctggagaagagggagggggttCTGCAGGAACAACTGGGGTCTTTGGAGAATCAACACCTGCAGGATGCAAGCAAGCTGAAGAGCCAGCTGGACCAGGcccagacccacacacacacactgcagagagag TATGAAGACACACAGTCCCAGCTGTTGGACCTCCGTCAGCGCTACGAGAGAACTGAGAAGGAGAAGCTGAACATCCACCAGGAGCTGGAGCAGTGCAGGAGCAgcctgaagctgctgcaggacaagaCCACCtct agcggTTGGAGCCCCTGGATGCCGGTCATCGCAGTGATGGTCGCCGTGACGGCAGCCGTCCTCTACCCAAACCTCTCCAAGAGCAGCTCCACCTAG
- the slmapa gene encoding sarcolemma associated protein a isoform X19: protein MYSQELFQLSQYLQEALHREQMLEQKLATLQRLLANTQEASESSWQALIDEDRLLSRLEVMGSQLQAHSKSQTEDGIRKELLALQEDKHNYETTAKESLRRVLQEKIEVVRKLSEVERSLSNTEDECTHLKEMSERGQEELRELANKYNAAVNEMKELTDKIKAAEGRQEELTQRGALEKRELELRIEEMEEKEQVLQASIEALQADNDFTNERLAALQVRLEQLQEKSIKENNSLDEDIVSHGPVEEPEKDKRSLRTPESPEEDEDTDTDDGPFGGDEDVDAVKQLKETVSSSIHKLANFAEVMDAHLQNNQTAEEDDILASPDRLKGNPMDAKESDMSDTLSPSKDRSSDDTSDGNMDDQELNEPQNRVALLKAELHRAGLEPGDTEQVIHHLHRELLDAQDLANTGKQRCLELQALLEEERRSNSEQTEESTKQIQYLQTQLGKLQADMEALREQRESTICTTREELYCAQEEILVLRHAMETATAEREREIAALQADLCGVRSELERWRDTAAKYEREISRLQEAFTLQQQQRSTANQLQAECATLQQRCVCLQQDCDGLRGERETLTDKLHRLENELSSTREQSLVLSCSLESLEKREGVLQEQLGSLENQHLQDASKLKSQLDQAQTHTHTLQREYEDTQSQLLDLRQRYERTEKEKLNIHQELEQCRSSLKLLQDKTTSSGWSPWMPVIAVMVAVTAAVLYPNLSKSSST from the exons ATGTATTCTCAGGAACTGTTCCAGCTCTCCCAGTATCTGCAG GAGGCCTTACACAGAGAGCAGATGTTGGAGCAGAAGCTCGCTACCCTGCAGCGTCTGTTGGCCAACACTCAGGAGGCCTCCGAGAGCAGCTGGCAG GCTCTGATCGACGAAGACCGCCTGCTCTCCAGACTGGAGGTGATGGGCAGTCAGCTGCAGGCTCACTCCAAG TCCCAGACGGAGGACGGCATCCGCAAGGAGCTGCtggctctgcaggaggacaaacacaacTACGAGACCACGGCCAAGGAGTCCCTGAGGAGAgtcctgcaggagaagatcgaGGTGGTCAGGAAGCTGTCGGAGGTGGAG CGCTCGCTCAGTAACACGGAGGACGAGTGCACCCACCTGAAGGAGATGTCCGAGCGCggccaggaggagctgagggagcTCGCCAACAAGTACAACGCCGCCGTCAACGAGATGAAAGAGCTCACGGACAAAATCAAG GCGGCAGAGGGCCGGCAGGAGGAGCTCACCCAGCGGGGGGCGCTGGAGAAGAGGGAGTTGGAGCTGCGGatcgaggagatggaggagaaggagcaggttCTCCAGGCCAGCATCGAAGCTCTGCAGGCCGACAACGACTTCACCAACGAGAGGCTGGCCGCCCTGCAGG tgCGGTTAGAACAGCTACAAGAGAAAAgcattaaagaaaacaacagccTGG ATGAGGACATTGTCTCCCACGGACCGGTAGAGGAGCCTGAGAAGGACAAACGGAGCCTGCGGACCCCTGAGAGccccgaggaggacgaggacacgGACACCGATGATGGTCCAtttggaggagatgaagatgtTGATG cgGTCAAACAGCTGAAAGAAACCGTGAGTTCTTCAATCCACAAACTGGCCAACTTTGCTG aagTGATGGACGCACACCTACAGAACAACCAGACGGCAGAAGAAGACGACATCTTGGCCAGCCCTGATCGCCTTAAAG GCAATCCAATGGATGCCAAAGAGTCGGACATGTCAGACACTCTGAGTCCCAGCAAAGACCGCAGCAGTGACGACACGTCAG ACGGCAACATGGATGACCAGGAGCTGAACGAACCCCAGAACAGAGTAGCTCTGCTCAAAG ctGAGTTGCATCGGGCCGGTCTAGAGCCTGGAGATACGGAGCAGGTCATCCACCACCTCCACAGAGAGCTTCTGGACGCCCAGGATTTAGCCAACACCGGCAAGCAGAGATGTCTGGAGCTGCAAG ctctgctggaggaggagaggaggagtaaCTCTGAGCAGACTGAGGAGTCCACCAAACAGATCCAGTACCTGCAGA ctcaaCTTGGGAAGCTGCAGGCTGACATGGAGGCACTGAGGGAACAGAGGGAGAGCACCATCTGCACCACCCGAGAGGAGCTCTACTGCGCCCAGGAGGAG ATCCTCGTCCTGCGTCACGCCATGGAGACTGCCACGGCTGAGCGCGAGCGCGAAATCGCCGCTCTGCAGGCCGACCTGTGCGGCGTGCGGTCCGAGCTGGAGCGCTGGCGGGACACGGCCGCCAAGTACGAGCGGGAGATCAGCCGGCTGCAGGAGGCATtcacgctgcagcagcagcagcggagcaCGGCCAACCAGCTGCAGG cggAGTGCGCTACGTTGcagcagcggtgtgtgtgtttgcagcaggACTGTGACGGCCTCAGAGGGGAGCGGGAAACTCTGACGGACAAACTTCACCGCCTGGAGAATGAGCTGAGcag caccagggagcagagtctgGTCCTCAGCTGCAGTCTGGAGTCtctggagaagagggagggggttCTGCAGGAACAACTGGGGTCTTTGGAGAATCAACACCTGCAGGATGCAAGCAAGCTGAAGAGCCAGCTGGACCAGGcccagacccacacacacacactgcagagagag TATGAAGACACACAGTCCCAGCTGTTGGACCTCCGTCAGCGCTACGAGAGAACTGAGAAGGAGAAGCTGAACATCCACCAGGAGCTGGAGCAGTGCAGGAGCAgcctgaagctgctgcaggacaagaCCACCtct agcggTTGGAGCCCCTGGATGCCGGTCATCGCAGTGATGGTCGCCGTGACGGCAGCCGTCCTCTACCCAAACCTCTCCAAGAGCAGCTCCACCTAG